TTTCTACCAAAACAGGAATGGTTTTTCCCTGGTGTTTTCCTAGTTCTGTTTGTAACTCAGGGACAGTATGAACATCCACACCTGCCACTTGCAAAATCATATCCCCATCTTTTAGGAAAGATAGAGCACGCCTACGAAGGGATTTTTCTCTTTCTTGGATTTCTCTCTGTTTTAAAAGTTCTTCCGGGATTTCATCTTTTCGTTCTTCAATTTTTTCCTGAAAGTAAACTGAAGATTTATCTTCACGATCGAGTAAATTCGCTATAAAATGGCTGATCTGTTCCCCGTAGGTAAAAGTGGCAACGACCCTTCTTTCTCCAAATGGCATCACCCCAATGGCTGGATGTCCGCCCGCGGAATATAAATTTGGTACAATTTGTACGGTTTTAATTTCTTCTTCTCGTTTATAAGAAACTTCGATTGGATCACCCGTAGTCAAACTCACATTGGTAAATATATCTTCAAAACTTTCAGTTTTTTTCCCGTTGATGGAAACAATTTGGTCCCCAGTGCGAAGCCCAGCTGTATAAGCTGGACTCGAAACCTTGCTTGCATCTTCAATAAAAATTCGATTGGAAGAAGGGCTATCGCCTGAAAGTTCCAATACAAATAACAAAACAAAGCCTAACACTAGATTAGCGAATGGCCCACCGAGAACAGGAATCATCCGGCGAAGTGGTGGTGTGGAAAGTAAATCCCCTTGTCGTGGTTTTTTACTTTTAGAATAATCATCCCCACGAAAAAGAACATAACCGCCAATGGGAATGGCTGTGATTTGGTAAATGGTTTTTCCAATTCTTTTTTTCCAAATCCCTTTTCCATAACCTAACGAAAAAATTCGAGCTTCTACTCCAACCAACTTTCCACATAAGAGGTGTCCTAATTCATGGATAAAAATAGAAACAGCTAACATGAATACGGCGCCAAATATCATTACGATCATATAGTCACTCCCCCTTTCACAAATTCTTTTTGAATATAATTACGAGATTCCCGATCTTTTTCTAAATATCCTTCCAAATCATCAGGGAAGGAATTGGAAATTTTATTTAAGGCCGATTCGATTAACTTTGGAATGGCGGTAAAAGAAATTTTTTCATCTAAAAATAATGCAACAGCTTCTTCATTCGCGGCATTAAAAACACAAGGAGCCGTACCCCCTGCCCTACCCGCTTGGAATGCTAAAGTAAGTCCAGGATAACGACTGAAATCAGGAGGAAAAAATTCCAAGGTTTTCCAAGTTCCAGGTTTTCTTTCAATTAACATCTCTGGTGTTGGTGTTGGATAAAACAAGGAATGGGCAATGGGATAAATCATATCGGGATGGCTCGTGTATTGCAAACAAGCACCATCCATGGTTTCAATGATCCCGTGAGTGAGTGATTGCGGGTGGATCACCACTTCAATTTCGTCATAGGAAAATCCAAATAGATAATGAGCTTCGATGACTTCGAGACCCTTGTTGATCAGTCCTGCAGAATCCACAGTGATTTTTGGCCCCATTGACCAGGTGGGATGATTTAATGCCTGTTTTACGGATACATGTTCCAATTCTTCGATAGGAAGAGTGCGAAAACTTCCTCCCGATGCCGTAAGTGTGATGGCACGAATATTGGATCTTTTTTCTCTTTCAATAAGTTGGAAGAGTGCATTGTGTTCGGAATCCACCGGAACCATCAAGGTATTGTGTTTTGCCACCAAACGATTGATGAGTGGCCCAAAAGTAACTAGTGTTTCTTTATTGGCGATGGCAATTTTTTTTCCGGCTTCAATGGCGGCAATGGTAGGTCTTACCCCGCGTGCACCCACAACAGCGGTGACAACGACTGAAACAGAAGGAAGACGAACCAAATCAGATAAAGAATCTTCCCCGTAAAGAATGGTCGTGGATTTATATTTGGATCCGAGGCTACCTTCTAACTTTGAATCGGTGATAGAAATCACTTCTGGAGAAAATTCATCCATCAGTGATTTCGCCAGATCTAAATTGGAATGAACCGAAAAACTACGTAAAGAAAAGGAATCTCTGAATTGGCGGAGTACCTTCACTGTCGAAGAGCCAACAGAACCAGAAATTCCTAATACGGATACTCCAACCATCTAACTCTTAGACCGGTCCAGATCTGAGAATCAGACCGCGTAACCTAGAATTCCCTTAAATAGGAAATAATAATAAATCACAGGAACGGTAAACAAAAGGGCATCGGCCAAATCTAAAACCCCACCGTGACCGGGAATCAAACTTCCGGAATCTTTGATTTTGGCATCTCGTTTCATTGCAGACTCAGCCAAATCACCCATCACCGAAATGATAGAAACCACAAAAGCTACGATAACGGATTCAATGACTCCAATCGGTAACTTCACACCACTAAAATGTTCCCAAGTAAAATTGAGAATTTGGACACCGAGTACAGCAGTGATATTTCCTGTGACATAGCCTTCCCAAGTTTTTTTAGGAGAGATTTTGAGACCGGCAGGATGTTTTCCAAACCAGCGACCACCAAAATAAGCACCAGCATCACTCATAAAAGTAATCACAGACACTAAAAATATATAATAAGCACCAAAAGGGAAAGCGAGTAGGAGTAAAAAATGCCCGATAGGAATCGCTAAATAGATTGGCCCAAGAATGGTAGCACTTGCCGAAAACAATGCTCCATCTAACGGGCGTTTTAGAATTTGTAAAATCCAGACAGTGAGAGATAGAGCTATGAGTAAAAACGGAATCGGATGGAATCCTTCTCGGAGGATCTTTGACAATTCTAAAACAAAAGCAGGAGGAGTGACTTCAAATTGAAGGCCTAAAAATTGAATGTAGTATACAGTAAAAATCAAAAGCGAAAAGATAAGGCCTGTTCCAAAAAAAGGTTTGGAATCTTCTCTTCTGCAAAATGCATACAATTCTTTTAAACCCAAGTAGATGGTAATACAACCAAAGGCATAAAATTCCAAATAGTAAAAGGAACTATGGAAAATCATAAACACATATACGAAAGTGAGTACGATTGCAGATAGAATACGGAGTGTTGTCTCACTCATAACAAACCACCAAATTTACGTTTTCGGGAATCAAAAAAAAGAAGGGCTTCCTCCAAAGAGGTTCTTCCAAAGTCCGGCCAAAGGGTATTTGTGAAATACATTTCAGCATAAGCACTCTGCCACAAAAGAAAATTGGATATCCTTTGTTCTCCCGCAGTTCTGATCAATAAATCTACCGGCGGCAAAGGGAATGTATACAAATATTTTTCAAATTCTTTGGGACTAATGGGTTTGTCCAAAGCCTCTTTTTTGGACTTACGCACAGCCATGATCCTTGAAAAATTACTGAGGATTTCTTCATGGCCACCATAGTTCAAACAAAAGTTGGCAGTCAGTTTTTTGTTCTTTTTAGTGACCGCCATCGCATGGTCAATTTTACTTAAAACAGTTTTAGAAAGTTTGTTTCTTGCTCCACTGTGATGGATGCGAATTCCTTTTTCGTGGATGGAATCGAGTCTAGTTTCAATAAACTCAACTAACAAACCGAAGATGGCTTGGATTTCTGTTATGGGACGTTTCCAGTTTTCTGTAGAAAAGGCATAAAGGGAAACTGCGGGGATTTTGTATTCCAAGGCCACATCCAAAAGGCGATCAATTGCGTTCGCCCCTTCTCTATGGCCCTCGGTTCTTTTTTTCCCTTGGCTTTCGGCCCACCTTCCGTTTCCGTCCATGATGACAGCAATGTGGGCAGGGATTGAATTCAACTTCATAGGAAATTAAAGAGTGGTGATCTCTTTTTCTTTTTCCTTTTCTAAATCTCCCAATTTAGCAATATAAGAATCCGTAATTTTTTGGATTTTATCTTGGTGGCCTTTGAGTTCATCTTGGGACATTTCTGCCTGGTGTTTTTTTAATTCATCATTGGCATCACGGCGAATATTACGAATGGCAACTTTTTTTTCTTCGGCCTTTTGTTTGACCACTTTAGCAAGTTCTTTTCGTCTTTCCCCTGTTAGCTCAGGAATATTAATACGAATGCTTGTTCCATCATTGTTAGGTGTGAGTCCAAGACTTGCAGCAAAAATTGCTTTTTCAATGTCTTTCAACATTCCTTTTTCAAAAGGAGTGATGAGAATCATACGAGGTTCTGGACAAGCAATTTTACCTAACTGATTTAAAGGAGTGAGTGATCCATAATAGTCAACTCTTACATCTTCTACCATCATAGGACTAGCTTTTCCGGTACGAATCGTACCGAAGTCTTTTTTCAAAGCTTCAACCGTTTTGTCCATTTTGGACTGCATGGATTTTATAATTTCATCTACCATCTAAAATCACTTCCTCTGAATTGGAGATTAGTGTACCAATTGGCTCTCCATCGATTAATTTTCTTAAATTTCCTGCTTTAAAAATATCAAACACAATGATGGGCATATTATTGTCCATACAGAGACTGAGTGCAGTTGAATCCATTACCTTTAATCGGTGTTTGATGGACTCCATAAAAGAAACTTCTAAGTAACGTTTTGCACTTGGATCTTTTTTTGGATCCGCAGTGTACACTCCGTCCACTTTTGTGGCTTTAAGGATGACTTCACATCCCACTTCCACCGCACGAAGAGAAGCAGTTGTATCCGTTGTAAAATACGGATTTCCAGTTCCACCGGCAAATATAATGACACGATTTTTTTCTAAATGGCGAACCGCACGTCTACGGATATAAGGTTCAGCAACAGATTTCATTTCGATGGCAGAAAGAACTCGGGTAAACATCCCTTGTTTTTCGCATGCATCTTGTAAGGCGAGTCCATTCATAATGGTGCCGAGCATTCCCATGTAGTCTGCCGTTGCTCGATCCATTCCGGACTTTGCTAAAGTTTCTCCACGGATCATATTTCCTCCGCCAACAACCACAGCAACTTCGAGACCTAAGTCATGAACTTCCTTAATTTGTCCGGCAAGTGAAAATGTTTTATTGGTATCAATACCAAGTTCACCCTCACCGGCAAGAGCCTCGCCGGAGAGTTTGATAAGAATTCTTTTGAAACGAGGACTAGTTCCCACCTACTTGGAACCTCGAGAACCTACCAACAGTAATGTTCTCTCCAAACTTTGCAATGGCTTCTTGGAGAAGGTCATTGATGGTTTTGGAGTTGTCACGAATCGATTTTTGGTGGATGAGACAAATCTCTTCGAAGTATTTTTTCATTTTACCAGGAAGGATCTTTTCGATTTGGTCTGCTTTTTTCCCTTCTTTTTCAAGAAGTGCTTTTTGCACACTCATCTCATTGTCAATTTCTGACTGAGGAATGGATTCCTCGTTCACATACAGTGGGTTCATCGCAGTGATTTGCAAAGCGATCTCTTTTCCAAGAGCTTCAAACGCTTCATTATTTGCCACGAAGTCAGTTTCACAGTTAAGTTCTACTAGAACTCCTGTTTTTCCTGTTCCGTGAATGTAAGCGATAACCTTACCTTCACCAGTTTCGCGACCAGCACGTTTCGCTGCTTTTGCTAAACCTTTTTCTCTTAAGTATGTAACTGCTTTTTCAATATCGCCACCCTTTTCTTCGAGGGCTTTTTTGCAGTCCATCATCCCCGCGCCAGTACGTTCGCGGAGATCTTTAATTTGTTCGGAGCTAACTGCCATTACTCTTTACCTTCTGTAGCTGGTTTTACTTCTGCTGGAGCCTCAGTTGTCGCTGTAGCTGCTGCTGCTTCAGCTGCTTTTTTAGCCGCTTCTGCATCCACAGGGATGTCTTTTGCAACTGGAGGAAGTTCATCGTCCATAATGAATTTTCCGGACTCATCATACTCACCTTGGTATTCAAGTGCAAGTTGTTCTGCGTCCATATCTTCAGCAAAATTAGTTTGGATGACTTCTCCACCTGTTCCTTCAAGTACAGCATTTGCCATAGTATCAAGGAAAAGAGAAATCGCACGGATCGCATCATCGTTACCTGGAATTGGGTAATCGATTGGTTCTGGATCACAGTTTGTATCAATCACTGCGAACACTTTCAAACCAAGTTTTTTAGCTTCTTTTACAGCAATTTCTTCTTTTTTAGGATCGATCACAAAAAGAATTTCAGGCACAACAGCCATATCTTTAATTCCACCAAGTGTTTGGCGGAGTTTTTCTAACTCACGTTTGAGTGAAAGTGCTTCTTTTTTAGTTCTAGCTTCTTGTTCGAAAGAGTTGTTCTCTTCCATTTGCTCTAGTCTTTTTAAACGAGCAATTGACTTCTTTACTGTGTTCCAGTTAGTCAAAAGTCCACCTAACCAACGGTTAGAAACATAGTACATACTGCACGCTTGTGCGGCTCTTTCAATAGCGCCACGAGCTTGTTTTTTAGTTCCTACAAATAGAACTTTCTTACCTTGACCGGTAAGTTTTTTCAAAGCATCGTAAGCTTCTTTTGTTTTTTGAACAGTCTTTTGAAGGTCGATGATGTGAATTCCGTTACGAGCCGTATAAACATAAGGACTCATTTTTGGATTCCAACGACGTGTTTGGTGACCGAAGTGTACGCCTGCTTCTAGCAGACTTTTCATGGAAATTACTGACATACTTACCCCTTTTTTAATGCGAGATATCCAGACGCTACAAGACCAATGATACTTGCAGGGGTTAGCTGGAACTCGACTTTAATTATGTAAAGCTCTAATGATACTGGTGAATCGAACAAAAACCGAGAGAGGTATGTTGTGCCAAGAAGTCGGTCAAGGACCACTCCAGCCACAGCTCCCGCCATCAGTCCCAAAAAAAGCACGAGAAGTAGGTTCCCGATTTGGGTTTTGTTCATCCAAAAGCACCTTTGTCAAGCTTCCCTGTCAGGATTTGGAATTTAGGCAGATTGTCAAGGGGAAAGGAATCCTGCGGTTCCAAAATGGATTTCCAATGCCTTTTCTTTCAAAAACGAAAGGGAAATTTAGGCAAAATCCTTTTTTTGGGGGGCGCCTCCGATCCAACCGAAAGGAGCAGAATCCAAGAAAAAATGGACCGGGCCTCATCCGGGGTGCGCTAACGCTCCCGTCCTTCGGACCTTCGCCCTCCTGGTCCCTGGCGCGGGAAGATGGAAGTGTTAATTTAGAATGGAATTAGTAGAATTAGAATTTCCTAATAAACCAATCTGCATTTCTCAATTTCCAAAGTTGAAGCTAAAGAAAATCAAACCTTTCTATTTGATATTTAACAATTGATACGTTTCAGGTTCCAAACTGACTAACCTTACCAACATTGTTGCCTTTTTGCTCTTTTCTAATTTTATCATATTCTTTAGATACTGATTCTCAAAAACCAAAACATTTCTATTTTTAACTTTTACTTTGGCGAAATAGTCTGTTCTATATTTTTGAGCAAAGGGCTCTAGAGTTTTTTGTTTTGAAACATATTTTCCTTGGAATTCAAATATTTTGTTTAAATCATTGGATGAAATTTTTTCGATATTTTTTCTTTCAATAATCCAAGGGACAGAATTTGCTTTATCAACCAGTCTTTCGATTGCAACATTGATTGCATTTTCAAGATCATTCTGACGCAAATAAATAACCATTTCTTTTATAATCTGCGAAGCAATGTCGTCCGGAACAACAAGCTCAATCCCTGTTCCAGTTGCAATTCGAAGTTTCCGATCATCTGTTGCAAGTAAAACAAAAATTCCGTTATTTAAATCCCCACCAATGTTATATTGGTCAAAGGCTGCTGAAGAAAAATCTTCGATTGTATGTGGCCCAGTGGAATGAATCACTAAAATCCTAATGTCAAGATTATAATTTTTCTTTATATTCTTCAGATATTCATTTTTTTCCTTAATAAAATCAGAATTTAATAAAGAAGTTTTATCCGAAAAAAAGATCGTGCCATCTGCCACTTTTTCCGTTTGGCAAAAAACAAAAACAATAACAAACAAAACATATACAATTAATTTAATTTTGCGATTCATATCAAGAAGATCACCAGAATCTAATTGGTCTTTTTTTCGATCACAGAACCGAGCAATAACGCAACTTTCGAATACTTGTATATCATTCCAATGGTTACAAGCGAAAGGGCAACAGAAATAATACACCCAAGCATTTGAAACTGATTTAAATTTACATTTCCCTTTATACTAAATAAATCAGGATCAAATTTCGAAACTATGAGATAAAACATTTTCTCAACTAACCAGAGAGGCCACCAAATATGAACAATCAATAAATTCAAGTTCATTTTTTTTGTTTCTACATTCTCTTGAATTAGTCGATCTGAATACGTAAACAAATCTATCATGATCAAATATGGTCTATAAAAACTTACGATTGGGATAAACCAAGAAAGTAAAATTTGAGAGTTCGTTCCGGTAAGCTCTGGAAATACTAACTTCAAGTTTAGATAAGCGTTGGTGAGCCAATAGATAAAAAACATACCACAAATAACATATCCAAGCAAATATACAAATGATAGTATTTGAATGGCATGATTGTAAGAAAATAAGATCGTTTCAGAGATCACACCAGATGAGTTAATCGCAAGGTAATATGAATATTTTTTATAATAAATACTGATAGAAGCTAAATCAATCAGGATCAGCATTGATATGATTACCATAATGATCGTTGCAGAAGTAATTTTAATATTTTTCATTTATATCCTTTCATACAAACTCATTAGTTTATTGCCAAACAGGCTCCTACAAAATGAACTCATAGATTCTCATTTTTAAAAAACGTTTTGAGAAATTCCCTTGTTAAATTTTTATATCGATTGATGAGCGAATCCCATTCTATTGAACTGATATTTCGGTTCAATAGAACTAAATTTTGAATTCTTTCGGAAAGCTCTTTATCGAGTAATTCGGAAAGAACATCTGGGATTATTTTTTGAACGGCATAGTCACCCGAAACAGAAGAATTTTCGAAAGATGCCTGGAAATGTTTTGTTAATTTAGACTTTTCAATCAACTGGCCTTCCGATTCCCATGAATTGGCATCTGCAATTCCCTGACCTTCTAACCAAATTGCGTTTCCATAAGTATAGGATGTGAAGGAGATCTGAATAAGTTTCCATTGAGCAAATTTCAATTTCACCATCCTTTCAATGAAATCTTCTTTTAAGTAAGATCGAATCAAAAAAGTAGTGAACCCATTTTCCTCGAATTCTTCATCTAAGATCATTTTTTTTGTAAAACTAATCTTCATTTTCTTAAACATCCAAGCGAACAAATGATATGGGCTGGAGCCGATTTAGTTTCCAGGTATAATCTAAAAAAGTCTATTTTAAGACAAATATCAACCTCAATGGTTCTTATCATTTTCTATTTTACACCTAACCAAGGCAATATAAAATCTACCATTGTTCATGAAATGTGCCGGCATAAAAGGAGCACAATGGGATACGTAATTTATATTTCTGTGGTTATGGTGATTGCACCACTCTGTTGTATTGTGGGAGAAATCTACTTACGTAACGAAGAAACAAAGGTTCTCGATCTTACCTGGAAATGGCTTATTTTCTGGGCCATAGGAATCCGACTCTCAAGTGCAGGGTTAAGCCAGGTATTAAATCCTTCCTTTACAGCCGGAATTCTGCAATTAAGTGAATCAGCACATATCATCGTCAGAGAGCTGGGATTTGCAAATTTACTTATGGGCGGACTCGCCATTGCTTCGTTAGTTTTTCCATCCTTACGAATTGCGGCAACGATGGGAGGTATTTATCTGGGGGCAGCAGGAATCCTCCATATTGTTAGAGGGATAGAACATGTCAATTTCAAGGAAGCAACGGCTTTGTTATCCGATATATGGGC
The nucleotide sequence above comes from Leptospira harrisiae. Encoded proteins:
- the frr gene encoding ribosome recycling factor; translation: MVDEIIKSMQSKMDKTVEALKKDFGTIRTGKASPMMVEDVRVDYYGSLTPLNQLGKIACPEPRMILITPFEKGMLKDIEKAIFAASLGLTPNNDGTSIRINIPELTGERRKELAKVVKQKAEEKKVAIRNIRRDANDELKKHQAEMSQDELKGHQDKIQKITDSYIAKLGDLEKEKEKEITTL
- a CDS encoding isoprenyl transferase — its product is MKLNSIPAHIAVIMDGNGRWAESQGKKRTEGHREGANAIDRLLDVALEYKIPAVSLYAFSTENWKRPITEIQAIFGLLVEFIETRLDSIHEKGIRIHHSGARNKLSKTVLSKIDHAMAVTKKNKKLTANFCLNYGGHEEILSNFSRIMAVRKSKKEALDKPISPKEFEKYLYTFPLPPVDLLIRTAGEQRISNFLLWQSAYAEMYFTNTLWPDFGRTSLEEALLFFDSRKRKFGGLL
- a CDS encoding site-2 protease family protein codes for the protein MIVMIFGAVFMLAVSIFIHELGHLLCGKLVGVEARIFSLGYGKGIWKKRIGKTIYQITAIPIGGYVLFRGDDYSKSKKPRQGDLLSTPPLRRMIPVLGGPFANLVLGFVLLFVLELSGDSPSSNRIFIEDASKVSSPAYTAGLRTGDQIVSINGKKTESFEDIFTNVSLTTGDPIEVSYKREEEIKTVQIVPNLYSAGGHPAIGVMPFGERRVVATFTYGEQISHFIANLLDREDKSSVYFQEKIEERKDEIPEELLKQREIQEREKSLRRRALSFLKDGDMILQVAGVDVHTVPELQTELGKHQGKTIPVLVERKTYPLLTPWATETVTIQIPVLGANVFEFWDIRHPKFPELGIPYFRLDSYDAEIENRLSNIKIQDKIFDKADSLSEYLKNNSGRKDIWIGNMKYSADANLKPIGLLGFRASMKFEAEKLQKESTVYSSLVGASNKVYENVSTTLKGIGMLFSGLLSPKENLSGPIGIVQIAGISLEYGWVTYLDFVAKISLALMVMNLLPIPMADGGHIVLYAYEAITGRPLPRKAIEAIFRLGFFFLIGLGLYVSFNDVMRIF
- a CDS encoding phosphatidate cytidylyltransferase, with the protein product MSETTLRILSAIVLTFVYVFMIFHSSFYYLEFYAFGCITIYLGLKELYAFCRREDSKPFFGTGLIFSLLIFTVYYIQFLGLQFEVTPPAFVLELSKILREGFHPIPFLLIALSLTVWILQILKRPLDGALFSASATILGPIYLAIPIGHFLLLLAFPFGAYYIFLVSVITFMSDAGAYFGGRWFGKHPAGLKISPKKTWEGYVTGNITAVLGVQILNFTWEHFSGVKLPIGVIESVIVAFVVSIISVMGDLAESAMKRDAKIKDSGSLIPGHGGVLDLADALLFTVPVIYYYFLFKGILGYAV
- the tsf gene encoding translation elongation factor Ts; its protein translation is MAVSSEQIKDLRERTGAGMMDCKKALEEKGGDIEKAVTYLREKGLAKAAKRAGRETGEGKVIAYIHGTGKTGVLVELNCETDFVANNEAFEALGKEIALQITAMNPLYVNEESIPQSEIDNEMSVQKALLEKEGKKADQIEKILPGKMKKYFEEICLIHQKSIRDNSKTINDLLQEAIAKFGENITVGRFSRFQVGGN
- the pyrH gene encoding UMP kinase, with product MGTSPRFKRILIKLSGEALAGEGELGIDTNKTFSLAGQIKEVHDLGLEVAVVVGGGNMIRGETLAKSGMDRATADYMGMLGTIMNGLALQDACEKQGMFTRVLSAIEMKSVAEPYIRRRAVRHLEKNRVIIFAGGTGNPYFTTDTTASLRAVEVGCEVILKATKVDGVYTADPKKDPSAKRYLEVSFMESIKHRLKVMDSTALSLCMDNNMPIIVFDIFKAGNLRKLIDGEPIGTLISNSEEVILDGR
- the rpsB gene encoding 30S ribosomal protein S2 — protein: MSVISMKSLLEAGVHFGHQTRRWNPKMSPYVYTARNGIHIIDLQKTVQKTKEAYDALKKLTGQGKKVLFVGTKKQARGAIERAAQACSMYYVSNRWLGGLLTNWNTVKKSIARLKRLEQMEENNSFEQEARTKKEALSLKRELEKLRQTLGGIKDMAVVPEILFVIDPKKEEIAVKEAKKLGLKVFAVIDTNCDPEPIDYPIPGNDDAIRAISLFLDTMANAVLEGTGGEVIQTNFAEDMDAEQLALEYQGEYDESGKFIMDDELPPVAKDIPVDAEAAKKAAEAAAATATTEAPAEVKPATEGKE
- a CDS encoding DUF4328 domain-containing protein, with the translated sequence MKNIKITSATIIMVIISMLILIDLASISIYYKKYSYYLAINSSGVISETILFSYNHAIQILSFVYLLGYVICGMFFIYWLTNAYLNLKLVFPELTGTNSQILLSWFIPIVSFYRPYLIMIDLFTYSDRLIQENVETKKMNLNLLIVHIWWPLWLVEKMFYLIVSKFDPDLFSIKGNVNLNQFQMLGCIISVALSLVTIGMIYKYSKVALLLGSVIEKKTN
- a CDS encoding DUF6790 family protein, with amino-acid sequence MGYVIYISVVMVIAPLCCIVGEIYLRNEETKVLDLTWKWLIFWAIGIRLSSAGLSQVLNPSFTAGILQLSESAHIIVRELGFANLLMGGLAIASLVFPSLRIAATMGGIYLGAAGILHIVRGIEHVNFKEATALLSDIWAFSIVLGFYLYYFILYLREKT
- a CDS encoding TPM domain-containing protein, producing the protein MNRKIKLIVYVLFVIVFVFCQTEKVADGTIFFSDKTSLLNSDFIKEKNEYLKNIKKNYNLDIRILVIHSTGPHTIEDFSSAAFDQYNIGGDLNNGIFVLLATDDRKLRIATGTGIELVVPDDIASQIIKEMVIYLRQNDLENAINVAIERLVDKANSVPWIIERKNIEKISSNDLNKIFEFQGKYVSKQKTLEPFAQKYRTDYFAKVKVKNRNVLVFENQYLKNMIKLEKSKKATMLVRLVSLEPETYQLLNIK
- the dxr gene encoding 1-deoxy-D-xylulose-5-phosphate reductoisomerase encodes the protein MVGVSVLGISGSVGSSTVKVLRQFRDSFSLRSFSVHSNLDLAKSLMDEFSPEVISITDSKLEGSLGSKYKSTTILYGEDSLSDLVRLPSVSVVVTAVVGARGVRPTIAAIEAGKKIAIANKETLVTFGPLINRLVAKHNTLMVPVDSEHNALFQLIEREKRSNIRAITLTASGGSFRTLPIEELEHVSVKQALNHPTWSMGPKITVDSAGLINKGLEVIEAHYLFGFSYDEIEVVIHPQSLTHGIIETMDGACLQYTSHPDMIYPIAHSLFYPTPTPEMLIERKPGTWKTLEFFPPDFSRYPGLTLAFQAGRAGGTAPCVFNAANEEAVALFLDEKISFTAIPKLIESALNKISNSFPDDLEGYLEKDRESRNYIQKEFVKGGVTI